The DNA segment TAGTTGGGATTTTTCCGAGTGGTACGAGAAAAACAACCAACCTTCATTTAAAACGCGGCGCTGTAACAATCGCTCATAAAGCAAAAGTTCCTATGTTGCCCGCTGTTTATGATGGACCAAAAACATTTGGAGAGATTTTAAAACGTAAAAAAATCATTATTCGTTTTGGTGATCCAGTATTATTCAATGATACCGAACTTGACCAAAAAGAGCTACTAGAAGTTAAGTCTCAAGAATTAATGGCGACATTCGAACAGCTTCAAAATGAAATTAATCAAACAAAAAATAAATAAAACAAAAGACAGCTTCCGCTCGGGAAGCTGTCTTTTGTTTTATCAGGAAGCTGTATCAGTTGTGATGCTTGAAGGATTAAGTCCAGCATCTTTTAATACGCCAGCAATTGCTTCATCAGCTTTTGCCATTGCTTCGTCTGCTTTTGTTGTATCACGACCACTAGCTTTAAGTGCATCTGCTTCTAATTTATAAGCATCACTTAATTGTTTAACAGCTGCTTTGAAATCATCCTTGTATTTACCAAGGTCTGGTGTTTTTTCACTAGCAAGTGCTTCAGAAACTTTAAGTGCTGATTCACTAGCTGGTTTTGCAAGAGCTGCAAGGTCTGCTTCAGATGGTTTAGGATCTGCGCCAACTGCTCCTACATAAGCGTTATAATCGCCATTGTTTTCATTAATAACGTTTACTAAATCCATGTAATAATTTAATACGTTATCTTTATCGCTTGTTGTTTCTTTTTTTGTGTCTTCTTTTTTGTCGGAATTACTAGAACCAGAACAAGCCGCAAGCGACAATCCTAGTGCTAAAGTTAATACTACTAATAACCATTTCTTCAAGTTAATGTCCTCCTTTTTTTCAAGCCAAACTCGGAAGCCCTTTTGTAACTGGCCGCGTCAGTCTCGGATATGCTTCACCCATCCGGCAAGTAACATTACTCACGATGTAACATTATTCATTATAAGCTATTCGCACGGCATTTTTCAAGCTGTTTTAGAAAATGCTTTCACTATTATTCATACTCGCCACTAACTTCTACTTTACTTAGCTCTTTTTCCGTATTTTTATATTGGAAATACATCACGATGCGCCAAGGTACAATCATTGCAAATGCCATTATCCAGAACATCCCAGATAACTCTCCCACTTCTAAACTACCACTAATCCAGTACTTAATGAAAATTCTAATGAGTAAAAGTCCCATCAAAATAACTGGAAAAGCTTTTGTACGCTTAATAAATACATATTGATGTCGAACTTCAAATTTCGTTGTCCAAATCAAAATAATAGAAAATACAAGTCCCATAGCAACCGCTTCTAAAATATCAACTAACGAAACACGGAAAAAAGGAATAACAAACATAAGTGCGCCTGTTGACATCATAATTGGTGGTATGATAATCCCTTTCACACTTGCTGGGCGCTTCGATGCTTTCATTCTTATCATGATAATTCCAGCTCCAAAAACAAGTGTAATGATAATTGAAATGATTAATGACACGTTTAATTCCCCCTACTAATCTGCTGTAACACTTCGCTCCTCATTATATTCCTTTTACCGTTTGAAATAAAATTCTCTGCTTAAAGTGCTTCGTCTAAATCCATTCCACTATTTTGTAATTGATACATCGAATGGTACACTCCTTGTTCTGCAATTAAAGTGTCATGTGTCCCACGCTCAATGATTCTTCCTTTGGATAAAACTAAAATTAAATCGGCATCCTTAATTGTCGAAAGTCGATGCGCAATCGCAATCGTCGTGCGTCCTTCCCTCATCCGTTTTAACCCCGTTTGAATCAAGCTTTCCGTTTCTGTATCAATATTCGCAGTCGCTTCATCTAATACAAGAATTTGTGGATTTGTGACCACTGTTCTAGCAAAAGAAATCAGCTGTCTTTGTCCACTTGAAAAGGAAGCCCCGCGTTCAATAACTTTATGCTGATACTGATCTGATAAAGTTTGAATAAAACCATCTGCTTGAACAAATTTCGCGGCATCTACAATTTGTTCATCAGTAATGTTTTTATCATAGAGACGAATATTTGTATTAATATCGCCATAAAACATAAAACTATCTTGTAAAACAAGTCCTGTTTTCTTACGTAATTCAGCAATTTCATGTGACTTAATTGACTTTCCATCAATTAAAATATCTCCGCGTTCAAATTCATAAAATCGCATCATTAAATTAATAATCGAGCTTTTACCACTCCCGGTGTGACCGACAAGTGCTACAGTTTGCCCTGGTTCCGCCGTAAAGCTAATATTTTTAAGGACATCACGCCCACCTTCATAAGCAAAAGAAACATCTTTAAATTCAATTTTAGCACGAGTGATTTTCGCCTCTGGATCGTTTAATTGGGCTGGTACTTCTTCTGTTTCATCCATAATGCGAAATACTCTTGAGGCAGCCGTAATCGCTTCTTGATACATTGCGAGTCGTTCCATTACATTATAAATTGCTTCTAAAAAACGGTCAAAATAACTAATGAACGCATAAATGGTACCAATCGCAACTGGTCCAATTAAAGATTCCGCACCGAAAAAGCTAAGAATAATCACAACGGCTAACGCATAAATCAAGTCAATTGCTGGGCCAAGTAATAAGGCATTAAATTTAATGTTTTTCATACCAACATCGTAATAATCTTTATTAATTTTCTCAAATTCTTTGACTAAACGACGCTCTTGATTGAATTGTTGTACAATGGACATTCCAGAGATAGATTCAGCAATTTTTGCGTTTAATTGGCTTAATTTTTCTCGTCTTGCCCGGTAGAACTGTGAACTATATTTCCGATAAACAAAAATAATAAAAACAATAAGCGGAAATAAAAGCAAACTATAAAGGGCCAATTGAACATTGAGAGCAAACATCGCCGCATAAATACCAACCAGCATAAACAAACTTTGAATCGCTGTTGAAAGTACGTTAATGAACATATCTTTCACAGCTTCTGTATCATTTGTTACACGCGAAACGATACTTCCGGCAGGCGTTTTATCAAAATAACGCATACCTAGTGAATGAAGTTTGGTAAAAATATCAATCCGCATTTGTTGGACTATTTCAAGCGCAATTTTTTGGAAATAAAGCAATTGGAAATACCAAACAATAGATTTCCCAATCGTTAGCCCAAGATAGCCCGCTCCAAGAATGAGCAAAGCTTTCATTTCCAAATTCATTGGCGTTAAATAATCATCCAAAAATATTTTAATCAAAATTGGTGCGAACACATCTGCAAGCGTCACAAGAAGAACGAGCACCCCAGTCCAAATCAAACTTGGAATATGATATTTTGTATAGCTAAGCATTCTTTTTAATACTTCACGATGTTCTTTACCGGACATCACTAACATTTCATCTTGCTCATTCATTGCTTCCATCTGCTGCACCCCCTTCTTCCAAAGCTTCCTCTAGTTGTTGCTCACGGAACATTTCCGCATACCAACCATCTAGTGTCATTAACTCATTATGCGTCCCTCGTTCCACAACTCTCCCTTTATCAATAACAATAATCAAGTTAGCATGTTCCACAGAACTGAGTCGGTGCGCGCTAATGATTGTTGTTTTATCAGAACGATTTTCTTTTAAGTTAGATAAAATCTGTTCTTCTGTTTTAGCATCTACCGCCGAAAGTGCATCATCCAAAATAAGCAATTCTGGATTCATAATTAAGGCACGTGCAATTGCAAGACGCTGTTTCTGTCCACCAGAAAGCGAAACTCCACGCTCCCCAACGACTGTGTCATAGCCATTTTCAAAACCAAGAATATCTTCATCAACTGATACCAGTTGCGCGATTTTGCTTACTTCTTCTTGCGACGCATCTGGTTTCCCAAAACGAATATTATCCCGCACGGTTGTTGAAAATAAAAATTGATCTTGTGGTACATAACCAATTGCTTCTCTTAATGCTCGAACAGTATAATCTTGAATTTTTATATCAGTAAAAGTAATTTCGCCATCATACGAATCATATTCACGCATTAATAGTTTGAGCAGCGACGTTTTCCCTGAACCAGTTCGTCCCACAATACCAAGTGTTTCTCCAGATTTTAAATCAAAATCAATATTAGACAAAACTGGCTCACTTTCATCAGGATAAGTAAAAGCGTTAATTTTCACTTGCAAATTACCTTCCGGAACAACATCAATCGCATCTTCTTGATCAAGGATATCTTCTTTTTCTGCAAGTAAATGTTGGACACGATCATAAGAGGCGTTCCCGCGCTGAATAATATTGTATAAGAATCCAAATGCTAGCATCGGCCAAATTAATAAGAATAAATAATTCGAAAAGGCAATTACTTGTCCAATTGTCAATTCTCCATCCACCACAAATTTTGCGCCAAATCCTAAAGAAAGTACAAATGAAATTCCTACAATAATGGAAATCATCGGATCAAACATTGCATCCACTTTCGCAACAGAAATATTTTTTTGAACGACTCCTTTTGTTTGTTTAGCAAAATCTTGAATATCTTCTTTTTCCTGACCAAATGTTCGTGTAACTTTTATACCTGAGATACTTTCTTGAGTTTTATCATTTAACATGGAAAAAGCTGCTTGCGCCCCGTGGAATCGGTCATGTAGTTTTTTCCCTAGAATCGAACTTCCAAGTACCATAAACGGCATTGGAAGTAAGGCAATTAAGGTTAGACGCCAATCAATAGTAATCGCCATCGTTGCAATCACTGTTCCTCCAGTTAAAACCGAATCCGATAACGTCAAAACACCGATTCCAGCTACTTGTTGAATAGCAGTAATATCATTTGTTGCATGTGCCATTAAATCTCCCGTCCGATAACGTTGAAAGAAAAATGGCGACATCTTCGTAAAATGTTCAAATAATCGTAAACGTAATGTCCGTTGTAATTTGTTATCAGAACCAAAAATTAACATCCGCCAAA comes from the Listeria welshimeri serovar 6b str. SLCC5334 genome and includes:
- a CDS encoding CcdC family protein, producing the protein MSLIISIIITLVFGAGIIMIRMKASKRPASVKGIIIPPIMMSTGALMFVIPFFRVSLVDILEAVAMGLVFSIILIWTTKFEVRHQYVFIKRTKAFPVILMGLLLIRIFIKYWISGSLEVGELSGMFWIMAFAMIVPWRIVMYFQYKNTEKELSKVEVSGEYE
- a CDS encoding ABC transporter ATP-binding protein, which produces MEAMNEQDEMLVMSGKEHREVLKRMLSYTKYHIPSLIWTGVLVLLVTLADVFAPILIKIFLDDYLTPMNLEMKALLILGAGYLGLTIGKSIVWYFQLLYFQKIALEIVQQMRIDIFTKLHSLGMRYFDKTPAGSIVSRVTNDTEAVKDMFINVLSTAIQSLFMLVGIYAAMFALNVQLALYSLLLFPLIVFIIFVYRKYSSQFYRARREKLSQLNAKIAESISGMSIVQQFNQERRLVKEFEKINKDYYDVGMKNIKFNALLLGPAIDLIYALAVVIILSFFGAESLIGPVAIGTIYAFISYFDRFLEAIYNVMERLAMYQEAITAASRVFRIMDETEEVPAQLNDPEAKITRAKIEFKDVSFAYEGGRDVLKNISFTAEPGQTVALVGHTGSGKSSIINLMMRFYEFERGDILIDGKSIKSHEIAELRKKTGLVLQDSFMFYGDINTNIRLYDKNITDEQIVDAAKFVQADGFIQTLSDQYQHKVIERGASFSSGQRQLISFARTVVTNPQILVLDEATANIDTETESLIQTGLKRMREGRTTIAIAHRLSTIKDADLILVLSKGRIIERGTHDTLIAEQGVYHSMYQLQNSGMDLDEAL
- a CDS encoding ABC transporter ATP-binding protein, which encodes MKIFKALSWFFKENWKSYAFGVTILFTIALLQLVPPQIIGFTVDAVTNDSLTKDKLIKWMVILVVAAVLAYGGRYVWRMLIFGSDNKLQRTLRLRLFEHFTKMSPFFFQRYRTGDLMAHATNDITAIQQVAGIGVLTLSDSVLTGGTVIATMAITIDWRLTLIALLPMPFMVLGSSILGKKLHDRFHGAQAAFSMLNDKTQESISGIKVTRTFGQEKEDIQDFAKQTKGVVQKNISVAKVDAMFDPMISIIVGISFVLSLGFGAKFVVDGELTIGQVIAFSNYLFLLIWPMLAFGFLYNIIQRGNASYDRVQHLLAEKEDILDQEDAIDVVPEGNLQVKINAFTYPDESEPVLSNIDFDLKSGETLGIVGRTGSGKTSLLKLLMREYDSYDGEITFTDIKIQDYTVRALREAIGYVPQDQFLFSTTVRDNIRFGKPDASQEEVSKIAQLVSVDEDILGFENGYDTVVGERGVSLSGGQKQRLAIARALIMNPELLILDDALSAVDAKTEEQILSNLKENRSDKTTIISAHRLSSVEHANLIIVIDKGRVVERGTHNELMTLDGWYAEMFREQQLEEALEEGGAADGSNE